The proteins below come from a single Aminivibrio pyruvatiphilus genomic window:
- a CDS encoding GNAT family N-acetyltransferase encodes MILTARLFLEPITPEDADGIRFLAGDEAVARSALNIPHPFEEGMAEAWIGGLKPDDVVLAIRQKGKDSIIGMIGLIRDEVNESAELSYWIGRPYWGRGFASESAMAVVEYGFRSLGLNRIFATTLGRNAPSIRVLEKAGFTPEGCLRSHVKHWGQFEDLLYHGLLRKEYESRGIRETSPEPGILSK; translated from the coding sequence ATGATTTTGACAGCGAGGTTATTCCTGGAGCCGATAACACCGGAAGACGCGGACGGAATTCGGTTCCTTGCGGGGGACGAGGCCGTTGCCCGCAGCGCCCTGAACATTCCCCATCCCTTCGAAGAGGGCATGGCCGAGGCATGGATCGGCGGACTGAAGCCCGATGACGTGGTTCTGGCCATCCGGCAAAAGGGGAAGGACTCCATCATCGGCATGATCGGCCTGATCCGGGACGAGGTGAACGAAAGCGCCGAGCTGTCATACTGGATCGGCCGCCCGTACTGGGGCCGCGGTTTCGCCAGCGAGTCGGCGATGGCCGTTGTGGAGTACGGTTTCCGCAGCCTGGGCCTCAACCGGATATTTGCCACCACCCTGGGCCGCAACGCCCCGTCGATTCGGGTGCTCGAGAAAGCAGGCTTTACCCCGGAAGGGTGTCTGCGCAGCCACGTGAAACACTGGGGCCAGTTCGAAGATCTGCTGTACCACGGGCTTCTGCGGAAGGAATATGAAAGCAGGGGGATTCGGGAAACCTCACCGGAACCCGGGATTCTGAGTAAATGA
- a CDS encoding CatA-like O-acetyltransferase: MKEIDIETWSRKEHFQFFLRSDLPFYNVNFNVDITGLKEYARSCGLSLTNTLLFLAVKALNRVENFRYRLMEGKVVLYDRINPSFACIRGNEDLFRMITVEFEDDIVAFDTKAKAAIEHSTSCFDMTMLKGRSDFAFFSPLPWIPFTAVDHTMSLKKEDCIPRISWGKYSQDGGKVLLPFNIQVNHVFIDGLHVGQYYEKLHELIREQMKK, translated from the coding sequence ATGAAGGAAATAGACATTGAAACATGGAGCAGGAAAGAACATTTTCAGTTTTTCCTGAGAAGCGATCTCCCTTTCTACAACGTCAACTTCAATGTTGATATCACCGGGCTGAAGGAATATGCCCGGTCCTGCGGCCTGTCTCTCACCAACACCCTGCTTTTCCTTGCCGTGAAAGCGCTCAACCGGGTGGAAAACTTTCGATACAGGCTTATGGAAGGGAAAGTAGTTCTCTATGACCGGATCAATCCTTCCTTTGCCTGCATCCGGGGAAACGAAGATCTGTTCCGGATGATCACCGTGGAGTTCGAGGACGATATCGTCGCTTTCGACACAAAGGCAAAGGCGGCCATAGAGCACAGCACGTCCTGTTTCGACATGACCATGCTGAAGGGCCGTTCCGACTTCGCTTTCTTTTCGCCCCTTCCATGGATTCCCTTTACCGCCGTCGACCATACGATGAGCCTGAAGAAAGAAGACTGCATTCCGAGGATCTCCTGGGGAAAATACTCACAGGACGGCGGGAAGGTGCTGCTTCCCTTCAACATCCAGGTGAATCATGTTTTCATCGACGGGCTGCACGTGGGGCAGTATTACGAGAAGCTCCATGAACTGATCCGGGAGCAGATGAAGAAATAA